One region of Plasmodium vivax chromosome 7, whole genome shotgun sequence genomic DNA includes:
- a CDS encoding hypothetical protein, conserved (encoded by transcript PVX_099485A), with protein MNTQAVKKATGTALALHSGWTVRTACPLSARRLSLEGPFRRRGQSVATEALIKNSFLTKEYFDKMKKKKIDLFDFVPPENFVSSYFEKLDKSYSNPRSILRLYKDYIEKEDYPNYNWLVRCFCQLANVFGFNSFWSVKDKEAIHELKLFKFLVYDLIERKERIQARHCPRLLYAMCCLDYRCYYLLPTILELIEKDLAKFRVPTLSMMSFCLSYLGLTNQDVQFGSENNLSRCYNLIEKILHEIYSRRDEAKGDMTNFCWALLAYVLVTNNMYEFPLKEETRGDSSTGFFMPEILKNACEGLTKENIVESGWIQYYLYITLYCCDVEKPRNERMIKESVPFFIQEYLHIKWLDNILITAQNQGSEKMQLEMDSIIQKLQLKDFFINLSVGRKIDEQHCFFASHFYKPLNLCVEYDYFHPIGFNRPLVSGTISLKNRIFKKLNFNVVNIHKCFWDTLTEEQKESQLVRLLELFQAERRGEKQQQRAELYQEKRFHSDMLHLKHKRVKFRSWPPEHITV; from the exons ATGAACACGCAAGCGGTGAAGAAAGCGACAGGCACTGCTTTGGCGTTGCACAGTGGTTGGACGGTGCGCACTGCTTGCCCCTTAAGCGCGCGCCGACTCTCGCTTGAGGGGCCGTTCCGGCGGAGGGGGCAAAGCGTCGCGACGGAGGCCCTCATCAAGAACTCCTTCCTAACCAAGGAGTACTTcgacaaaatgaagaaaaaaaaaatcgaccTCTTCGATTTTGTTCCCCCGGAGAATTTCGTCTCCTCCTATTTTGAGAAGCTGGACAAGAGCTACTCGAACCCACGGTCGATCCTGCG GCTGTACAAGGACTACATCGAGAAGGAGGACTACCCGAACTACAACTGGCTGGTGAGGTGCTTCTGCCAGCTAGCCAACGTGTTCGGATTTAACTCCTTCTGGAGCGTGAAGGACAAGGAAGCCATTCACGAGCTGAAGCTGTTCAAATTCTTGGTGTACGATTTGATcgaaaggaaggaaagaaTCCAAGCGAGGCACTGCCCCAGACTGCTATACGCAATGTGCTGCCTAGACTACAGGTGCTATTACCTCCTCCCAACAATTCTAGAACTGATTGAAAAGGATTTGGCCAAATTCAGAGTGCCTACACTGTCCATGATGAGCTTCTGCCTGTCCTACCTGGGACTAACAAACCAGGATGTCCAGTTTGGGTCCGAAAATAATCTCTCTCGATGTTACAACTTGATAGAGAAGATCCTCCACGAGATATACAGCAGGAGGGATGAAGCGAAAGGGGACATGACCAACTTCTGCTGGGCATTGTTGGCCTACGTTCTGGTCACCAACAATATGTATGAATTTCCCCTTAAGGAGGAGACCAGGGGAGATAGCTCTACCGGTTTTTTTATGCcagaaattttgaaaaatgcatGTGAAGGGTTAACTAAGGAAAATATCGTGGAAAGCGGGTGGATTCAGTACTACCTCTACATCACCCTCTACTGCTGCGACGTGGAGAAGCCGAGGAACGAACGGATGATCAAGGAGAGCGTCCCCTTCTTCATTCAAGAGTACCTGCACATAAAATGGCTAGACAATATTTTGATAACTGCCCAGAATCAAGGGtcagaaaaaatgcaactcGAAATGGACAGCATTATACAGAAGTTACAATTAAAAGATTTCTTCATCAATCTATCCGTTGGTAGGAAGATAGATGAGCAGCActgtttttttgcttcccatttttataagCCTTTAAATTTATGCGTCGAATACGACTACTTCCACCCCATTGGTTTTAACAGACCTCTGGTGAGTGGCACCATCTCTTTGAAGAACcggatttttaaaaagctcaACTTTAACGTTGTTAATATTCATAAGTGCTTTTGGGATACACTCACAGAGGAACAGAAGGAGTCGCAGCTCGTCCGTCTCTTGGAACTCTTTCAGGCCGAGCGCCGCGGCGAGAAGCAACAACAGCGCGCGGAGCTGTACCAGGAGAAGCGCTTCCATTCGGATATGCTGCACTTGAAGCATAAGCGGGTCAAGTTTCGCAGTTGGCCACCCGAGCACATAACGGTGTAG
- a CDS encoding hypothetical protein, conserved (encoded by transcript PVX_099490A; Apicoplast targeted protein. Curated by Stuart Ralph, Walter and Eliza Hall Institute of Medical Research, Australia.), translating to MLAGSFTLLLSLFLCAKNAGSLKHPQAALLFVHNSSDLFQNDTLGVLRNKTKIQNKKKISRFKIQSSEERHTDGGLHYDLTPENVEKVLNLIRPKLQIDNGDVELVDIKNNDLYIKLLGNCVTCSSNSVTVSQVIKKTLKMYIRNEKNEEPNVIITNFDEINEENIHSCLSDLKPYFDFLKVKVVITDLMKNKENINNSVSLVFKKADLEGGSDADGEADVEAGRSADPYADPDAEPVKIPFSVKSEITERLKQKFPTLTVNFEN from the exons ATGCTGGCAGGCAGCTTCACCCTTTTgctgtccctttttttgtgtgcaaaaaatgcgGGGAGCTTAAAACACCCCCAAGccgctctcctttttgtgcacaACAGCTCTGaccttttccaaaatgacaCCCTCGGCGTGTTGCGAAACAAGACGAAAATAcagaataaaaagaaaatttcgCGCTTCAAAATACAGTCGTCGGAGGAGAGGCATACGGATGGGGGGCTGCACTACGATTTAACCCctgaaaatgtggaaaaggttttaaatttaattcgACCCAAGTTGCAAATAGATAACGGCGACGTCGAATTGGTAGACATAAAAAACAACGATTTGTATATTAAATTGCTGGGGAACTGCGTCACCTGCAGCTCGAACAGCGTCACGGTGTCGCAAGTTATCAAGAAGACACTAAAGATGTACATacggaatgaaaaaaatgaagagccaAACGTGATCATCACCAATTTTGAcgaaataaatgaagaaaatatacaCAGCTGTTTGAGCGACCTGAAGCCGTACTTTGACTTCCTGA aggTGAAGGTCGTAATCACGGACCTGATGAAGAACAAGGAAAATATCAACAACTCCGTTTCGCTGGTTTTTAAGAAGGCGGACCTGGAAGGAGGCAGCGACGCGGATGGGGAAGCAGATGTAGAAGCGGGCCGAAGTGCAGACCCCTACGCCGACCCAGACGCGGAGCCAGTCAAAATACCCTTCAGCGTGAAGAGCGAAATAACGGAACGGCTGAAGCAGAAGTTCCCCACGCTCACTGTCAACTTTGAGAATTAA
- a CDS encoding hypothetical protein, conserved (encoded by transcript PVX_099495A), whose protein sequence is MITIYKDYLRGSHHFSRVFAYILLSLRNKENFFKKRSVRGDSFFGNWEKSHYVKRALSDSRKKKKKKNLVIHFATSQISYFYFHYFVYILLPKLRCLSDCEKRNILENVYLVDRRNADENVKGHIYNKIKQGVSNIIFSDHVLAKEEYDYTHTLGLFLENTLFMEILENAKVRKVRRQHALSFKSINRQPSLRDTQMSRLHSGRSKNEFACSSCLYGTYFWRSRHPSEYNAVTILRRNAKLNAFQKCDEVIQEINKNVQWVNHHSFYKFYETAYVSFVNYRMSLLQSFVEMVMRRKGGCPGGEVGQEKRKKKKKKNLAYIFFKHKDFIFNVRLFPDFVRKKAIYIDFDHAANLYLKYLQLLGKVSPFAGSPGEGLTAHGDDRPAKKFSDTKKKSLLREIKKNLNLHVWGRDQKESFYSELVKMKFRKFYN, encoded by the coding sequence ATGATAACCATTTATAAGGATTACCTAAGAGGCAGCCACCACTTCAGCCGCGTATTCGCGTACATTCTCCTAAGCCTGCGTAATAAGGAAaacttctttaaaaaaagatcCGTCCGGGGAGACTCCTTCTTTGGCAACTGGGAAAAATCGCATTACGTGAAGAGGGCACTAAGCGATAgtaggaagaagaagaaaaaaaaaaacctagtCATCCATTTCGCCACCAGCCAAATCAGCTACTTTTACTTTCACTACTTTGTGTATATTTTGCTGCCAAAACTGAGATGCCTGTCTGACtgcgaaaaaaggaacattcTGGAAAACGTCTATTTGGTCGATCGCAGGAACGCCGATGAGAATGTGAAGGGGCATATATAcaacaaaattaagcaaGGGGTGagtaacattattttttcagaCCATGTGCTAGCCAAAGAGGAATATGATTACACACACACGTTGGGGttatttttagaaaatacCCTCTTCATGGAAATACTTGAAAATGCAAAGGTGAGAAAGGTAAGGCGGCAACATGCACTCTCATTTAAGAGTATAAACAGGCAGCCTTCTTTGAGGGATACACAAATGAGCAGGCTCCACTCGGGAAGAAGTAAAAACGAATTTGCATGTAGCAGCTGTTTGTATGGGACGTACTTCTGGAGGAGTCGTCACCCAAGTGAATACAACGCAGTGACCATACTGCGGAGAAACGCAAAATTAAATGCCTTCCAAAAATGCGACGAGGTAATTCAAGAGATAAACAAAAACGTACAATGGGTTAACCATCACtccttttataaattttacgaAACGGCATATGTCAGTTTTGTAAATTATCGTATGAGCCTTTTGCAGAGTTTTGTCGAAATGGTAATGCGGCGGAAGGGGGGATGtccggggggagaagtgggacaggaaaaaaggaaaaaaaaaaaaaaaaaaaacctcgcatatatattctttaaaCATAAAGATTTCATTTTCAACGTCCGTCTATTCCCCGACTTCGTCCGTAAGAAAGCTATTTACATCGACTTTGACCACGCCGCTAATTTGTACCTGAAGTATTTACAGCTGTTAGGAAAGGTCAGCCCTTTTGCAGGCTCTCCAGGGGAAGGTTTAACCGCACATGGGGATGACCGTCCGGCCAAAAAATTCAGcgacacgaaaaaaaagagccttcttcgggaaataaaaaaaaatctgaacCTACATGTGTGGGGTAGGGACCAGAAGGAGAGCTTCTACTCCGAGTTGGTCAAAATGAAGTTCCGCAAGTTTTACAATTAG